In Microbulbifer agarilyticus, the DNA window GTACCCAGTTCCAAGGAACTGGACGGGCAGGACGGTGTGATTGCCGAGGTTCGCTTCAACCACAGCGCGGCTTACTTGTTGACTCGAGGCAGCAAGTTCTGGCTGGTGAAGCCGGAAGTTTCCCTCACCGGGGTGCGAGGTCTCGAGGCGTTGGTGTCGGGTAATTTTATTGCCATCGAGCCGGGTAGTGGCCCCGCGCAGAAACACTTTGTCGCGGTAACTGAGCCGCCCACCTATGTGCGCGGTGACGGTCTTCGTGTCATTCTCAAATCTCCACGTCTCGCCTCTTTAAACCGCGGTTCACCGGTGTACTACCGCCAGTTGGAAGTGGGCAAGGTCGAAAACTACCAGCTGACCGACGATGCCAGTGAAGTGGAGGTTAGCCTGTTTATCCGCCGTCCATACGCGCACCTGGTACGCCGCGGTAGCCGCTTCTGGAATACCTCGGGGATCTCTATCCAGGGGGGTATTGGTGGGGTGAATGTGGAACTGGAATCCCTGGCCTCGCTGATTGCGGGTGGGGTCAGCTTTTACACCCCGGATACCCAGCGCCATTCACCAGAAGCTGTGGATGGCAATGCCTTCAAACTCTACAAAAACTTTGCTGCAGCGGATGCCGGTATTCCCGTCACTTTGAACTTTGACCGCGGTGTGAGCCTGTCGGAAGGGGCCACCGAAGTGATTTATGAGGGCATCAAGGTGGGCGAAGTCAGCCGGGTAAAGGCCAAGCCGGACATAGAAGGGATGTCAGTCGAGGTGCTGATGGACCCGATAACCGATGACCTACTCAGCGAGAACACCCGCTTCTGGTTGGCGCCACCGACTCTGGATTTCACGTCCGGGGTCAACGACCTGCTGAAGGGCAATCGTATCGAAGTGGACCTGCGCAAGGGTAAACGCTCGATGCGGACTTTCAGCGCCGCGTCAAAACCGCCACAGCGCGACCCCCGTGTACCAGGGCTACACCTTACCTTAACTGCGCGCAGCACTGGTTCGTTGCAGCGTGGGGCGGCGGTGTATTACCGCCATGTGGAAGTCGGCAAGGTACAGGGTATGTCGCTGATGCCCGATGGCTCCGGAGTCGAGGTATACATCGTAATTGACCCGCCCTATGCGCATCTGGTCAATAGTGACAGCCGCTTCTGGAATGTCAGCGGGGTGCGCGCCAGTGCGAGCCTACAGGAAGGGATCGAGGTGGAAACCGACTCTCTGTTGTCTGTGGTACGCGGTGGTATTGCCTTTGGCACTGGCCCCCACCACAGCAAAAATGCCGAGCGTGCCCGCAATGGTGACAACTTCCGACTCTATCGCAGCCGCGATGACGCACAGGAAGAGGGGATTAATATCTATATCGACCTCCAGGGCGACGAGGGTCTGAAGGTCGGTACGCCACTGCGTTATCGGGGAATTCAGGTAGGTGAAATTACCCGCATGCGTCTGACTCTGGAAATGGATGGTGTGCGTGCACGGGCGCGCTTATACCGTCGGGCAGAGCGTTTTGCGCGTACGGGCACCCGAGTCTGGGTAGTGGGCCCGAAGCTTGGGCTCGACGGAGTGAGCAACCTGGAAACCCTGGTGACCGGCCCCTATCTCGAGTTAGACCCGGGAAGCGGCAACGACCCACAGACCGAGTTTGTCGCGATGTCCGCCAAGCCAGAGCCTGACCTCGCGGATACCATGATGATGCCGGGCCTGGCTCTGATTCTGAATGCGCCACGGCGAGGCTCGCTCAATCGCGGCAGCCCGGTGTATTACCGGCAGGTGAAGGTTGGGCAGGTCACCGGATATCAGCTTGGGGAACTGGCGGACCGGGTTTACATCTATGTTTATATTGAGCCTCATTTCCGCACACTGGTGCGCGAGCACTCAAGGTTCTGGAACGCCAGCGGCGTAGATGTGAATTTTGGGCTGAAGACCGGGCTCGATGTGCATACGGAATCCACCCAGTCCCTACTGGCGGGTGGGATAGCCTTTGCCACGCCCAATAACCCAGAAATGGGGCGTGAGGTAGAATCCGGCAGTCACTATCCGTTATACGGTAAGCCGGAAGATGAGTGGCTGCTGTGGAGCCCGAAAATCGAGCTTTACCCGGCTCTGGAAGACAGTTTCAAATAGCCGGGTCGGTAAGAAACGCTGAAAATGGATCCAAGTCCGGGTCTGGCAACGTATTTAAGAACGTATCTAAGGAAGAATCGATGCGCAAAATCATTTCCACCCTTCTGATCGGGTTGTTCCTGCTGATTGGATTCACAGGGTGCGGCACGCCCACCAAAATTGAGCGTATCCAGCCGCAAGCGGCACCGGTAAGTTTTCAAACCTACGCCTGGGGTACCGAGGCCCTGACGGCGGACTCTGGCGCACCGGCACAGTTGGTTGAGCTGGATACCGAGCTGCGCCAGGCGGTGAGCGCGCTGATGCAGTCGAAGGGCTACATGCAGGTAGCGAGGCCTGAAGATGCGCAAATGGTAGTGGATTACCAGGTAGCGGTAGTAGAAGAAGAATTTGCCAGCGATGACAAGAATGAAAGCTGGGATGCCCAGTTTGACAGCAACGCCCAGCGCGGTGTGGTGGAACTGCCGGATCGCAGTGGCGCGCCGCGCG includes these proteins:
- a CDS encoding DUF4136 domain-containing protein; this encodes MRKIISTLLIGLFLLIGFTGCGTPTKIERIQPQAAPVSFQTYAWGTEALTADSGAPAQLVELDTELRQAVSALMQSKGYMQVARPEDAQMVVDYQVAVVEEEFASDDKNESWDAQFDSNAQRGVVELPDRSGAPRVTLSVGIGPQNGMPIWGGSATKLMARPEDKNERQRILNNAVGELLRDLPPAA
- a CDS encoding PqiB family protein, translated to MSESPMDYDVPPAGVARRSRGISLVWLLPLIAAAIAVWLLYEDFTQGDIKATILFSSGDGLVKGKTVVKYSGVEIGVVEDFRLVPSSKELDGQDGVIAEVRFNHSAAYLLTRGSKFWLVKPEVSLTGVRGLEALVSGNFIAIEPGSGPAQKHFVAVTEPPTYVRGDGLRVILKSPRLASLNRGSPVYYRQLEVGKVENYQLTDDASEVEVSLFIRRPYAHLVRRGSRFWNTSGISIQGGIGGVNVELESLASLIAGGVSFYTPDTQRHSPEAVDGNAFKLYKNFAAADAGIPVTLNFDRGVSLSEGATEVIYEGIKVGEVSRVKAKPDIEGMSVEVLMDPITDDLLSENTRFWLAPPTLDFTSGVNDLLKGNRIEVDLRKGKRSMRTFSAASKPPQRDPRVPGLHLTLTARSTGSLQRGAAVYYRHVEVGKVQGMSLMPDGSGVEVYIVIDPPYAHLVNSDSRFWNVSGVRASASLQEGIEVETDSLLSVVRGGIAFGTGPHHSKNAERARNGDNFRLYRSRDDAQEEGINIYIDLQGDEGLKVGTPLRYRGIQVGEITRMRLTLEMDGVRARARLYRRAERFARTGTRVWVVGPKLGLDGVSNLETLVTGPYLELDPGSGNDPQTEFVAMSAKPEPDLADTMMMPGLALILNAPRRGSLNRGSPVYYRQVKVGQVTGYQLGELADRVYIYVYIEPHFRTLVREHSRFWNASGVDVNFGLKTGLDVHTESTQSLLAGGIAFATPNNPEMGREVESGSHYPLYGKPEDEWLLWSPKIELYPALEDSFK